Sequence from the Phragmites australis chromosome 6, lpPhrAust1.1, whole genome shotgun sequence genome:
TTAATTATATCTCAGGGCATGAGTGCATGACTACAGATAAATTTCATCACACAGGTATATAATAATACAGAGTATCAGATTAATACCTCACTAATTGAAGATAAGGTAAGAGTTTCAATATTTGGCACAATATATGGAAGCTTGGTAATAGCGTAACAGAGAAAGTTGGTATTATTTGAACATCTCATATCTAGGTTCTTCACTTGCAATGACTGTCCGAGTGAGAGTTGTACTAGGTCACCATCAAAGTAGATGGTGGAGAGGTTCGGAGCTTTGCTCTCTATCATTTGCAGCATTCTGCAATAAGAAACAGTCAGCCAGCTGAGTCGCTCCAGCATGCACGGTATCTTCAGGCAGATGATCTCATCGCAAAATATGAGTTCCAACTTCTtcaaagcaaaagaattagaaagaagGCACCCTAACTGTTCCCCTGTGATATGCACGCCATGCAGATACAGATTTGTTAGGCTTCTTAAGCAACCAATGCCAATTGTGGGACGGAAGGCACAATAGGTGAGGTGAAGATGCCGAATCGAGCTTCGATTCCCACCAAATAAAAGTGAGCATGGGAAGGTGTAGCTTTCCCTGTATTTTAAAGGCAGCCAAAGGGTGATATTTTCAATCCCCGGTGTAATAGCAATCTGAAGCCAATTATTGAGATAACAAGTGTCTAGATCGCGGCAATCAAAGATGTCAAGCTCAAGTGTCTTCACGCCAGTGCCTGAGTGGTTTTTCAGAATCTGGTCAACTTTGCTAGTGAAGGCCCTTGCTATATCACCCTTTCCACATGCATTTTGTTTCAAGCCTAGTGTTTCCTTAGTGAGGATGAGGTTGGGATGTCGTTTCCATGAATGTAGAAATGCACGAGATACACAAGCAGCGCGGGCAGAATCTTGCATTGGCATTAGGGAATGTATATGGCACCAGATGTCCTGCACAAGCATGGAAAGATAGTTGAACACTGCGGTTGTAAGGGCAAATGGTTACTTCAACAGAAAACATAGGACCATATGAAAACATTCTACCACAGGTGCTCTGCTCACGTTTGCACAATATGTGCTGCATCAAAAGAGTTGATAGTGCATTGGGAACTATTGCCTAGCATGGCGGTTCGGCCATATTAAACTATGGAAGTGTACACACACTCCTAGGcgaaccaaaaaagaaaaaagaactcttaGCTAGCAATTAATTGACGCTTTCTGCTTTCTTTGAAGCTAGTTAGTTGAGCTTTCCTTTCAAAAGTGGAAACACTTACTCATTCCTCTTAGTTATTCCCTAGATGATGAACCAGCACTTTGACTACAAATACTACTTGATTTTATGTTACTGGAATACTGTATTAATTAAAGTTAGTGGGTTCAGTTCCTAGATGAGATGCCTCCTTACTTGCATTTCCTAGTTAAGATTAGCTAATCGATTAACTTCTGTATAGGGTACAAAAGGTACTtgtcaatatttgcatattgaaTCCAACAAATTTGGCAGCGATAGGGTAAGATACATGGCATATAGTTGATATTTGGTAACTAAGATAAGGTAATAGATAAGATATAATAATGGCTTCAAAAAAGTATATGCAGTTTGATTCGCCATCTGTACTAGAATTAGGAAGCATAATAGTGAATTCAATGATCTCGTGTGAGCAGTGAAGCCAGCAAAAATGTGCAAAGTAGGCAGAAtgcacaaataatttttttttcttacaaagaCTTTCTTGCAGCAAAACATTTCGACAATGTAATAAGGTATCTCACTTATGCTCAAGTTGTCAAAACTGAccattttcccttttcttcaagtatgtatatgcatacatgcatggtTTTAAGCTTGCTCATACTCCTAGTCAAGTCCTGTTACTTGGGACAGTCCTGTAATAGATCTACTGTACAGCATTTCGGTTTTTACAGAAGAAGCTCATGCAGGCAGAATGGCAGAATAAAAGGGAGGTGTTTTGGTCTAAGTCAAGGATATGGAACACGAAGTGTTCTATAAACAGTTTTACTAGGTTGCCTGTATACTGGCAGTGCTCTCATATCACTTTATATGGCCACGAGCCCACAATAACTTGACAATGTCTGCAATGATATATGTGGCTGCATTTAACTGGAGAAGGATTTCAATGGAGCTCCTATAGTAACTGGCCTGTCTTCAAAGGCTAGTAAAGATCGCATATGCACATCTCCAAAGTTTAAAAAGTGAACAGCACACAAGTGGAAGATCTTGCTTAGCAGTATATGATAGACCTTTataaattttgcatatgtacTACAAGGAGTTGTATGAAACAGCATCAACAGTTGTATAATCTGCAGAGCATCAACGGTAGTAAAATCTGCAGATGTAGACACTACGACCTCGCTTTTGGGCGAAGGATAGACGGGAAAAGAAGAGGCGCCTTTGTTCGTTTGTCATTCGTTGGGGATTCATTGCTCGTTCTGCTATTGTCAGTATCGGCAGTCAAGGAAGCATTCTTTCGAGGTATATAAGCTTGACAAGGAAGGCATGTGCTTGACAAGGAAAAAGCCTAAGGACAagttgcacaatgagggtcctgGTAAGCATAAACAGCAGCAGGACACAGGAAAGACCACAACGATCAcagcaaagaagaacaagccacTGCTGATAAGGGAAGATAGATCCACAAACACAAAGTCTACTCCTTATGAAGATACCGAAGATCTAAGATTACAGGCAGACAGTTTCATGCTAAAGTGTTAAAGCTGCAACAGTTAGAACAATGCAATGCTACTAATGCAGGAAGATTATAGGAGGTTGCAGCTCTAGGAATCTAGGAGCACAAGTACGCGGGAGTTTTGACTACAGTCTATTATCTGCTCTGACTAGTCATCTTGGCGTTTGGCATTTGCAAGTGTGCGTTCAAAATCAAGGTTGCTTTACACAAGAGGGCACCTTTCACAGGTGACACATGGGACCATTGTAACAGACTGACCAAGAGATATGATCCAATTTATGACAGATCAGCGCTGTGAAGATACAAAAGGATTTTCCTCTTATTctaaaatagatattttttctAGAACAGGAGCTTTCAAATATACTGTTCAAGCAAGCAATTACAAAGGAAAAGTGGAGCATCCTCCACCCACAAGTGGAGCAAGCTGAGCACACAACTGCACACAGATTATATTTTTATACGCTCCTTAATgtcttatgtttttttttaatgaccTAGACAATATCAAAATTGCATTTCTTTTTAGCTTTCATTTAGCTGATTCAAAAAAGCATAAACCAGTGTCGCCCTGGCTCGCTAAAACTTTGAAAGAATCTAGACCTCTGAAACCAGCTATTTTGCATGTGGGAAGGAATTGCAAAGCAGGATCCTGTGACTCGTAAGCCATCTTTTTTAGGTAACGCCATGCCAAAGTGATATCAAGCTGGCTTTTGACTACTTGTGACAGTCTTCAAGTATTAGGTTATGGCAGGATGAAATTTGGCTGTTTGTGTTTCCATGTTTTTAACTGGGAAGTAGTGAGGTACTGGAAGGCCTGTTCACAGATTTTATTTGGCTAGCATAGGCCGACCAATTTGTGCAGTTAGCacgttctaaaaaaaaaaaaaactgtgcaGTTAGATAAGTCATAGTGATTAATAAAAGTCTTTCACACCGTACCGCTGGGAGGTTTGGCCACGAATCTCTGAATCTTTTACCAGGCCGAGAGTTATCCTTCTTCGCTTTAGACATGGAAGGAATCGATCCATCTGGAACACATCATGTATGTACGGTTACCCTATGGATAATACAGATACTAGTACTAGCTAACAGAAGAAAGCAAGATGCTCAAGCGACCACATGAGCACACACGGAAGGAAGTCTCGCCTAGGATCTGTGACGACGACTTACTGCGGACTTGGACTTtgtgacgacgacgacgacgacgctcCCGCTGCCGCGTACTCATGAGCCGCTTCAGAGACAGCATCCCCATGATTGATGATATCACCTCGCTCCGGATCGAGGCGAGAAATCGAGGGCGGGCGGGCAGCCTCTGTTTTTCTTCCGCTCGATCTGTCCTGCCTCTGCCTAAAAACACCAACCGGGCGGGCGGGGTGGGGACTCGAATCGGAACCAACGAGCCGCCGGCGGGGAGGAGGCAACCGGACGACGCCACGCTAGGGCTTCAGTATTTAAGTCTGCTTGGGCTAGGAGCCTAGACGCTGTCGTCCGCCCCGGCCTTGCTTCCTCACTTTATTTCGGCCCACACGACCCATTATAGAGTATGAGTGGCCCATGTGCTAAGGTACGTTCTTTAAggtcttttttatatatatttttatttttcaacattTGCAAAATACACGGCATTTCAAAATTTTGTACATCTAGACTACCGTCACCCGTTGGAATGGCGAGAGCTTGTGGCGTCCACATCAATGTGTCGCTCAACCAACGAACGACACTTTTACTACTAGgtccaaaaaaaaatatgtcgcTCATTCAATAAGTTATACCTTTTCACACACATATGCATGCATATTGAAAAAGCTAGCATGCTTATATGCATGCTTTTGGACTTTTTCTGTTGCATTCATGTGCATGCATCACGCTTGCATGCATGTTTTCTAGTAGGCTCAGCAGAGTCATGTCGCTCTTTTAACGGATAAAGTGAAGGTGTCATTTATTGGTTGGGCGGTATGTTAACGTGGACGCTATGTCgattatgatatttaatttaTAAACGTTATGCCATGGGTCTCATAAGGTGTCGCCTGTTGGATGGGTGACACCTTGTTGTTGCCCCTTTCAATAGACGATGGTAGTCTAaatatgcaatattttaaaatgataatgtattttttaaatattaaaaaaatataaataaaaaaaataaaaaatatgttcttTGATATTTTGCCTTCTAACATTCTACATTTTAAAAGACTTGATCAGgtattttataaaatctagtTTAATAATTTAAGAAAACTAGTTCAAAATTTATGTGTATATGTTAAATAGTATATTCGAAAATGTTGAAATTGTACGGTGAGaatgttgagtttttttttaaaaaaacacagATATATTTATAATGGATATCAATTATTTTGCACCATATAACCACAATACAATTCAAAAATGGACTCATGGTTTGAGAGGAAagaatttcttaaaatttgaaaCTCAAACTAGATTATAACCCACCCATCCATTACCAccgatccccccccccctcctagATTTGGCCGGAATCCGACCTCCGGCCAGCAGCCGATGAGAAAGCCACTTCCTGGCATCCAAGATCTGCTTGAGGGTacttccttttcccttttccccTTCAACCGACGGCCGACGAGCGACACACCCAATGTCACACGACCACCCGTCGCCTCTCGACTCATCGGAGCTATAACATGGTACAATTCAAGGAATAATTGAATTGTACATTTCACTGATGGAACAAATCCAAAACATATCGTGGAACAATGGATTTTTCCTATTGGAACAAAAATATACCACAAAATAATGAAATTTCTCTTCTTGAACAAATCCAACACATACCACGGAACAATGGATCTTCGCTACTGGAACAATCAAATTATACCACAGAATAATGAGTTTTCACTGCTGGAACAATCCAAAACATACCACGGAACAACTCAATAATACTGCAGGAACCACTACTTAAAAATTAACAAGTGAGACCCACATATCATACCAAGAGTTTTACCAGATTTTGACATGACTGCAATCTaaaaatcattttttctttaattttagCACTTGTCTTAAATTTGACTTGGTGACAAACCAAACATAATCTTTTTAACCTTAATTTAATATAACCCTAATTTTAACTTTGACCCTGACTAATATTTGGTTAGGTCCCTGAGGTCTAAAACCAAACAGGCTCTATATATATCCTTTGGAATTAGAATTATAGGTAATTACCCATCACTGTTACTAAAATAATACCCCTATGCCCCACGCCCGCCCCTACCCCCACCAGGGTTCAGCTTACCGACCGGAGcgtaaccgagctccggcggtaattgaaaattcgcggttaccgcggtaaccggtcgaaatttcaaaaaaaatcgaacaaaattcatttgggaaatttgaaatttggggaaaaatcgtgattttagccgctcggtaaccggtcaaaTTGGAccagttaccgagcggttttcgtgatttatcgagtggttttctcgaatttttcgtattgtcagtaaccgctcggttttgtcgGTAACCTCTCGATTTATCaaacggttttctcgattttcagtgaagttcaacaaaaaatctaaaaattatctcaaaattgtaaaatcaataactaatttatctgagcttcaaatgaagtgaaataaattttattggtttccttgtaacatgatctacatgataaaagtatttatactcataaaaaagttgaaaattttctgtgagaaaatgtatttgttaaaccaagttaaatacatagtttactctttgctaatccaaaaatcacgaaactaattttgtagtcttcttatatgatcctatgtcttttgaaaatacatgaactcatgaattagttattgtaacatgcatgattgtgtaaatgtgttgcgaccagattaattcataactgacccatcacacctcaaaaattagtgaaactacttttattagtttatgtatactatgatttacgtaggaaaaataatagtagacatgaaaaggttaattacagtgatgtttcttaacatattcactttatgcttgtgaactttgtaaaaatcgtagagaaattaataaaactctaaataaattgaaataaattttaaagatcctcttaagatacgttctacataagaaaaatatgtatttacattttaaactttttcttgacatgagttaataactgagtcacacgcttcaattttttttcaaacttcttcCCTATAGAATaggatgcaaacgacattatttttgaatcttttttcactgaaggtcttagaattgtgtctagttttttaaagatttttttgaatgttttttttttcgaaattttaaattcaaattcggttaccgttcggtttttgaaaccAGGCCGGACCGAGATGGccggttatcgcgatttttcTTGTTATcgtcggttttttaaccctggccCCCCACTCGACTTCTCTCTGACGATTTTTGCCCTAGCTCCGATCCGCTAGCCACCTCCGCCCAAGAAGACTCGTGCCATCGGTGGTGGAGTTCCTGAAATCAGATCGCTGCCCAAGAAGGGCCTCCCCGATTCACTGCCCAAGAAGGGTCTCTCCGATTCAACCTTCGTTTCTTTGTTTCAGATCATATTACTTTCCAGCCtttttttcttgcaataccAAATTGCATTGCACCCATCGTTCGCTCTATGTGAATAACTTGCCGTGAATTGCTACTTTTGCATTTTTACCAAGCATTGTTATTTCCCATTAACCTATTGTTTCCTTATCAGgaacaaaaaatattctttgGGTTTTCATGTAGTAGCTGCCGGTAATTCCGAAGATCAGTCCCATGGATCTGCATGCTGAAATATGAAATATAGATTGTCTTCTGTATGGAAATATTAGCGCAATGGATGCATcgtaattttttttcagaatttgaaGCAAACCTGTGAAACGGAAATGTGACAGAAGGTGCACCTGACTTTCCATAGTTCGAAGTTCATAGTTTCTGATCATTCCAATGATGCAAGCTTTATGTTTTAAAAAGAATactcttagttttttttttgtgtgttcttCATTCTCTAAGGAGCACTATGAAATTAAAGTCTCCAGAAAGATTATTGAGTTTAATGATTGATCCCACCATCTTAACATGGTGTGTGCGCATTGCTCTTGGTCACACTTCAGCTCTCAGTGTGAAATAAAAAGCATAGGAGGTATGAGACACTTTGTGCTTTTTATGGTAGCAGGTAGAAGACTACATGTTAGATGTGTTCAGTCAATGTGATTCTTTTCCACTCATTTCCCTTGTTTACTGATGtctgaaatatattttttgtttgtctgaaatcatatgaatttacttcaAATGTTGTTTTGCAGAGGATGTGACCCCGGTTCCCACTGACAGCACTCGTAGAAAGGTGGtaggagaggaaggaggctgTAGctgtcttcttcttttttgacaTTCTCGCGGATGTAACCAAGAATCCCCTATTTGGGTAGTCTTATAGCTTTAATATTTCTGTGGAAGCTTTAGTTTTGCTCAGTGTTCTGAATTATCGACTGTCCGTTATTTCGGAGATAAGTTTTTGTCAAGAAAAATTCTGTCGTATTTATGCAATCAACCTCAAGTCTATGATTACAGTGACATGGTTTCTTCAGTATGATACTATGATTGGATTGTTTTATGATCAACATCTTCCAATGATCAATTTGTGGTAGGGTGGTTCTCTTGGGAACAGAATGTGTTGCTTTGCATGTCATTATGATAGTTCATTCTTGCGTTATCGAGATTCTAAGTGTTTGTTTGAATCCGCTAGAGTTTATAAAAAGTTGCTTTTAAAAGCTCTAGCTAATCCAAACAGTCCAACTTTTTGTCCAGCTTATAATAATCCAACCACCTAGCTTTCTATAATCTCATAAGCTGGAGAGAGCCagcttaggccctgtttgtttcggattataaaatctggattgtgatcaaaatctaaaagctgaaacaaacagctgtattataaaagctggattctgatcacaatccaaaagctgaaacaaacagctggttggaaaagctggattgttacaatccaacacacagattgtaacaatccagcaatctgctttccaccagattctaacaatccacaatccagttttttacaatccagattttacaatccagcttcttcttacaatccacaatctataagctgcttttcacaatctacagttgaaacaaacagggccttattTCAGCTAATGTATGTTAAAAAAGACCCTTTTGCCCTTCACCCCTTCTCACCCGtatgtgtttgcatgtcaaCAATAAAGGTAAGAGTAATGTAGACAATTAACACTTAAAACCAATAATAAGCCAGCTTATAATTCAGGGATCCAAACAATTTCTAGCTTTTTACTAgccagcttttaacaatccatAAGTTGTAAGCCAACTTTCTATAAGCTCTAGTTGATCCAAACAGATCCTAATTCGAGCAATCAGTTCTGATATGTCCATCATATTTGATCATATTTGATCatattaaaatttatgaaacaaattcaattcatTTATCTGTTTGTCATGGCTTctgtgacttctcttttgttgcatccataaAACTtattaaaacatatacttgacaaacatgttagtcgcattgactatattgtcattaatcactaaaatcatatgcATTCCCTAAGATGACCATATTCGCTATAGCAGGAAGTGAAAGTTGGGTTGATATCACTGTCGATCTTTTAGAACTAGCAGTGTAGCCTTTttcagcaaaaaaaagaaaagaaatcgaTCCCACTGTGCCACCACCGGACCTCGTCATGCCGCTCCTAGATCCCGCTAACGTGGCACCCAGGACCTCGCCGTGGATCCTGCCACTGTGATGCCCTACACACAGAAACACAGTGGCACGAAGGCCATCGCCACAGC
This genomic interval carries:
- the LOC133922424 gene encoding uncharacterized protein LOC133922424; translated protein: MGMLSLKRLMSTRQRERRRRRRHKVQVRNGSIPSMSKAKKDNSRPGKRFRDSWPNLPADIWCHIHSLMPMQDSARAACVSRAFLHSWKRHPNLILTKETLGLKQNACGKGDIARAFTSKVDQILKNHSGTGVKTLELDIFDCRDLDTCYLNNWLQIAITPGIENITLWLPLKYRESYTFPCSLLFGGNRSSIRHLHLTYCAFRPTIGIGCLRSLTNLYLHGVHITGEQLGCLLSNSFALKKLELIFCDEIICLKIPCMLERLSWLTVSYCRMLQMIESKAPNLSTIYFDGDLVQLSLGQSLQVKNLDMRCSNNTNFLCYAITKLPYIVPNIETLTLSSISERINTPVVAAKFLHLKYLEFFLDGDLSPGYDYLSLVSFLDASPVLETFILGVNQGYMEFDSIFGDASHMRQMSEHKHDSLKDVTIFGFCSAKSMVELTCHILENATSLECITLDSVFDANDKDDMGRCSVTSARKTGECSRLTNQMIMEANRGLMAIERYIVGKVPSTVKLDVRGPCSWCHTLEL